A genomic segment from Odontesthes bonariensis isolate fOdoBon6 chromosome 8, fOdoBon6.hap1, whole genome shotgun sequence encodes:
- the eps8a gene encoding epidermal growth factor receptor kinase substrate 8a isoform X3 translates to MNGYEPSALASGVFSSYSSHINGHDSPSPEPPRNKAKSSAKALYEQRKHFTKTSINSLTDTSQYHVEHLTTFVLDRKDGMITVDDGIRRLRLLDAKGKVWTQEMLLQVEERTVSLIDLETKNELENFPVGSIQHCQAVMSACSFDSILALVCKESGQSKPDLHLFQCDDIKANLIQADIESAMIDAKGGRGKKRPEALKMILKSDGVIPPPPSAPAPEAPPPSNLMDHRGRATAWSAWNPGLSEQQDYEKQRQLSQDGGPVGGPVDVVAARVDRDVQILNHILDDIEFFITKLQKAGEAFNELSKRKKVKKSKKKGPGEGVLTLRSKPPTEDEFIDCLQKFKHAFNQLGKLKDQIQNPSAVELVHFLFAPLRMVIQASGGADLARSVVVPLLTRDAIDFLHATGTAEERHLWVTLGDGWTKCRLEWPKDHYFPPCELRFRDGWEPPVLLDVTPGRELDLTQLAESFVGADIARQDDLRLRLAQEQAAVQRFPPADGYAFSNSSKRLQMLDQDTAMAAFKHAVSRRVDRSFDADSRVQQKLFAKSGYDFVARNHSELSVLKDEVVEVVDDRKQWWKVRNGCGATGYVPSNILEITKAVDMNSRGEPIYSHTIQKQTPKTDPLPAKPAASPVPLPPTPPLPAPARLPTPPLPPPIAEPAKPTAGRSSSISRQNSNASSDAGSVAARERSSQNPAAGGRRRSNMEDVQDELAHRLTLGRSTQKKFQIPSRSSSLPGVNITYDSSPDEVKAWLEAKGFSPVTISSLGVLTGAQLFSLNKEELRTVCPDDGARVFSQVSVQKAALEKSSGSELQEIMRRRQEKLAAGTCDSGVESFDEGSTH, encoded by the exons tgGCCACGACTCTCCGTCTCCCGAGCCTCCCAGAAACAAAGCCAAGTCCAGTGCCAAAGCTCTGTACG aacaaagaaaacatttcaccAAAACCAGCATCAACAGCCTGACGGACACCTCTCAGTACCATGTGGAG CACCTGACCACGTTCGTGTTGGACCGCAAAGACGGGATGATCACGGTGGACGACGGGATCAGACGTCTGCGCCTGCTGGACGCCAAAGGGAAGGTGTGGactcaggagatgctgctgcaggtggaggagAGGACGGTCAGCCTGATCGACCTCGAGACAAAG AACGAGCTGGAGAACTTCCCCGTCGGCTCCATCCAGCACTGCCAGGCGGTGATGAGCGCCTGCAGCTTCGACTCCATCCTGGCTCTGGTGTGCAAAGAGTCAGGTCAGAGCAAACCGGACCTGCACCTGTTCCAGTGTGACGACATCAAG GCGAATCTGATCCAGGCAGACATCGAGAGCGCCATGATCGATGCCAAAGGAGGGCGAGGGAAGAAGCGCCCGGAGGCTCTGAA GATGATCCTGAAGAGTGACGGCGTGATCCCGCCTCCACCCTCAGCGCCGGCCCCTGAAGCGCCGCCGCCGTCCAATCTGATGGACCACAGGGGTCGGGCGACCGCCTGGTCTGCCTGGAACCCTGGGCTCAGTGAGCAGCAAGACT ACGAGAAGCAGCGGCAGCTCTCGCAGGACGGCGGGCCGGTCGGCGGGCCGGTCGACGTGGTGGCGGCCCGAGTGGACCGAGACGTG CAAATCCTGAACCACATCCTGGACGACATCGAGTTCTTCATCACCAAACTTCAGAAGGCTGGCGAGGCATTTAACGAGCTGTCCAAGAGGAAGAAGGTCAAGAAAAGCAAGAAGAAAGGTCCTGGAG AGGGCGTCCTGACGCTGAGGTCCAAACCTCCCACCGAGGACGAGTTCATCGACTGTCTGCAGAAGTTCAAACACGCCTTCAACCAGCTG GGGAAACTGAAGGACCAAATCCAGAACCCGAGCGCCGTGGAActggttcacttcctgttcgcCCCACTCAGGATG GTGATCCAGGCGTCTGGTGGTGCGGACCTGGCTCGGAGCGTTGTGGTTCCACTGCTCACCAGAGACGCCATTGACTTCCTCCACGCCACGGGGACGGCGGAGGAGCGACACCTGTGGGTGACTCTCGGAGACGGATGGACCAAATGCAG GTTGGAGTGGCCGAAGGACCACTACTTTCCTCCCTGTGAGCTGCGGTTCCGTGACGGTTGGGAACCTCCCGTGTTGCTGGACGTGACTCCGGGTCGAGAGCTGGATCTGACGCAGCTCGCCGAAAGCTTCGTCGGCGCAGACATTGCGCGACAGGACGATCTGCGCCTGCGACTGGCTCAGGAG CAGGCGGCGGTCCAAAGGTTCCCTCCAGCTGACGGGTACGCCTTCTCCAACTCCTCCAAACGCTTGCAGATGCTGGATCAGGACACGGCCatggctgcttttaaacacGCCGTCAGCCGCCGTGTGGACCG AAGTTTTGATGCAGACAGTCGAGTTCAGCAGAAACTTTTTGCCAAATCCGGATACGACTTTGTGGCCAGAAACCACTCGGAGCTGTCGGTCCTCAAAGACGAGGTGGTGGAG GTTGTGGATGACAGGAAGCAGTGGTGGAAGGTTCGTAACGGCTGTGGGGCGACTGGCTATGTGCCAAGCAACATCCTGGAGATCACCAAAGCGGTGGACATGAACAGCCGAGGAGAACCCATCTACAGCCACACCATACAG AAGCAGACCCCAAAGACGGACCCCCTCCCGGCTAAACCTGCAGCCTCTCCGGTGCCCCTTCCCCCCACACCACCGCTTCCGGCCCCCGCCAGACTCCCCACGCCACCACTGCCTCCTCCAATCGCAGAGCCCGCCAAGCCGACCGCCGGCAGAAGCAGTTCCATCAGCCGGCAGAACAGCAACGCGTCGAGTGACGCCGGCAGCGTCGCCGCGAGGGAGCGGAGCAGCCAGAATCCTGCAGCTGGAGGCC GCAGGAGGTCCAACATGGAGGACGTTCAGGACGAGCTGGCGCACAGACTGACTTTGGGTCGCAGCACTCAGAAGAAGTTTCAGATTCCGTCTCGCAGCAGCAGCCTGCCAGGCGTCAACATCACCTACGACTCGTCTCCAGATGAAGTCAAAGCCTGGTTGGAGGCCAAAGGCTTCAGCCCAGT CACCATCAGCAGCCTCGGCGTGCTGACCGGAGCTCAGCTGTTCTCCCTCAACAAGGAGGAGCTGAGGACGGTTTGTCCCGACGACGGAGCGCGAGTCTTCAGTCAGGTCAGCGTGCAGAAGGCGGCGCTGGAG AAGAGTTCAGGCTCTGAGCTCCAGGAGATCATGAGGAGGCGGCAGGAGAAACTGGCAGCCGGTACCTGTGATTCAGGGGTGGAGTCTTTTGATGAAGGCAGCACCCACTGA
- the eps8a gene encoding epidermal growth factor receptor kinase substrate 8a isoform X4 — translation MNGYEPSALASGVFSSYSSHINGHDSPSPEPPRNKAKSSAKALYEQRKHFTKTSINSLTDTSQYHVEHLTTFVLDRKDGMITVDDGIRRLRLLDAKGKVWTQEMLLQVEERTVSLIDLETKNELENFPVGSIQHCQAVMSACSFDSILALVCKESGQSKPDLHLFQCDDIKANLIQADIESAMIDAKGGRGKKRPEALKMILKSDGVIPPPPSAPAPEAPPPSNLMDHRGRATAWSAWNPGLSEQQDYEKQRQLSQDGGPVGGPVDVVAARVDRDVQILNHILDDIEFFITKLQKAGEAFNELSKRKKVKKSKKKGPGEGVLTLRSKPPTEDEFIDCLQKFKHAFNQLGKLKDQIQNPSAVELVHFLFAPLRMVIQASGGADLARSVVVPLLTRDAIDFLHATGTAEERHLWVTLGDGWTKCRLEWPKDHYFPPCELRFRDGWEPPVLLDVTPGRELDLTQLAESFVGADIARQDDLRLRLAQEQAAVQRFPPADGSFDADSRVQQKLFAKSGYDFVARNHSELSVLKDEVVEVVDDRKQWWKVRNGCGATGYVPSNILEITKAVDMNSRGEPIYSHTIQLMMPKKEFELFKKQTPKTDPLPAKPAASPVPLPPTPPLPAPARLPTPPLPPPIAEPAKPTAGRSSSISRQNSNASSDAGSVAARERSSQNPAAGGRRRSNMEDVQDELAHRLTLGRSTQKKFQIPSRSSSLPGVNITYDSSPDEVKAWLEAKGFSPVTISSLGVLTGAQLFSLNKEELRTVCPDDGARVFSQVSVQKAALEKSSGSELQEIMRRRQEKLAAGTCDSGVESFDEGSTH, via the exons tgGCCACGACTCTCCGTCTCCCGAGCCTCCCAGAAACAAAGCCAAGTCCAGTGCCAAAGCTCTGTACG aacaaagaaaacatttcaccAAAACCAGCATCAACAGCCTGACGGACACCTCTCAGTACCATGTGGAG CACCTGACCACGTTCGTGTTGGACCGCAAAGACGGGATGATCACGGTGGACGACGGGATCAGACGTCTGCGCCTGCTGGACGCCAAAGGGAAGGTGTGGactcaggagatgctgctgcaggtggaggagAGGACGGTCAGCCTGATCGACCTCGAGACAAAG AACGAGCTGGAGAACTTCCCCGTCGGCTCCATCCAGCACTGCCAGGCGGTGATGAGCGCCTGCAGCTTCGACTCCATCCTGGCTCTGGTGTGCAAAGAGTCAGGTCAGAGCAAACCGGACCTGCACCTGTTCCAGTGTGACGACATCAAG GCGAATCTGATCCAGGCAGACATCGAGAGCGCCATGATCGATGCCAAAGGAGGGCGAGGGAAGAAGCGCCCGGAGGCTCTGAA GATGATCCTGAAGAGTGACGGCGTGATCCCGCCTCCACCCTCAGCGCCGGCCCCTGAAGCGCCGCCGCCGTCCAATCTGATGGACCACAGGGGTCGGGCGACCGCCTGGTCTGCCTGGAACCCTGGGCTCAGTGAGCAGCAAGACT ACGAGAAGCAGCGGCAGCTCTCGCAGGACGGCGGGCCGGTCGGCGGGCCGGTCGACGTGGTGGCGGCCCGAGTGGACCGAGACGTG CAAATCCTGAACCACATCCTGGACGACATCGAGTTCTTCATCACCAAACTTCAGAAGGCTGGCGAGGCATTTAACGAGCTGTCCAAGAGGAAGAAGGTCAAGAAAAGCAAGAAGAAAGGTCCTGGAG AGGGCGTCCTGACGCTGAGGTCCAAACCTCCCACCGAGGACGAGTTCATCGACTGTCTGCAGAAGTTCAAACACGCCTTCAACCAGCTG GGGAAACTGAAGGACCAAATCCAGAACCCGAGCGCCGTGGAActggttcacttcctgttcgcCCCACTCAGGATG GTGATCCAGGCGTCTGGTGGTGCGGACCTGGCTCGGAGCGTTGTGGTTCCACTGCTCACCAGAGACGCCATTGACTTCCTCCACGCCACGGGGACGGCGGAGGAGCGACACCTGTGGGTGACTCTCGGAGACGGATGGACCAAATGCAG GTTGGAGTGGCCGAAGGACCACTACTTTCCTCCCTGTGAGCTGCGGTTCCGTGACGGTTGGGAACCTCCCGTGTTGCTGGACGTGACTCCGGGTCGAGAGCTGGATCTGACGCAGCTCGCCGAAAGCTTCGTCGGCGCAGACATTGCGCGACAGGACGATCTGCGCCTGCGACTGGCTCAGGAG CAGGCGGCGGTCCAAAGGTTCCCTCCAGCTGACGG AAGTTTTGATGCAGACAGTCGAGTTCAGCAGAAACTTTTTGCCAAATCCGGATACGACTTTGTGGCCAGAAACCACTCGGAGCTGTCGGTCCTCAAAGACGAGGTGGTGGAG GTTGTGGATGACAGGAAGCAGTGGTGGAAGGTTCGTAACGGCTGTGGGGCGACTGGCTATGTGCCAAGCAACATCCTGGAGATCACCAAAGCGGTGGACATGAACAGCCGAGGAGAACCCATCTACAGCCACACCATACAG CTCATGATGCCAAAGAAGGAGTTTGAGCTGTTTAAG AAGCAGACCCCAAAGACGGACCCCCTCCCGGCTAAACCTGCAGCCTCTCCGGTGCCCCTTCCCCCCACACCACCGCTTCCGGCCCCCGCCAGACTCCCCACGCCACCACTGCCTCCTCCAATCGCAGAGCCCGCCAAGCCGACCGCCGGCAGAAGCAGTTCCATCAGCCGGCAGAACAGCAACGCGTCGAGTGACGCCGGCAGCGTCGCCGCGAGGGAGCGGAGCAGCCAGAATCCTGCAGCTGGAGGCC GCAGGAGGTCCAACATGGAGGACGTTCAGGACGAGCTGGCGCACAGACTGACTTTGGGTCGCAGCACTCAGAAGAAGTTTCAGATTCCGTCTCGCAGCAGCAGCCTGCCAGGCGTCAACATCACCTACGACTCGTCTCCAGATGAAGTCAAAGCCTGGTTGGAGGCCAAAGGCTTCAGCCCAGT CACCATCAGCAGCCTCGGCGTGCTGACCGGAGCTCAGCTGTTCTCCCTCAACAAGGAGGAGCTGAGGACGGTTTGTCCCGACGACGGAGCGCGAGTCTTCAGTCAGGTCAGCGTGCAGAAGGCGGCGCTGGAG AAGAGTTCAGGCTCTGAGCTCCAGGAGATCATGAGGAGGCGGCAGGAGAAACTGGCAGCCGGTACCTGTGATTCAGGGGTGGAGTCTTTTGATGAAGGCAGCACCCACTGA
- the eps8a gene encoding epidermal growth factor receptor kinase substrate 8a isoform X2: MNGYEPSALASGVFSSYSSHINGHDSPSPEPPRNKAKSSAKALYEQRKHFTKTSINSLTDTSQYHVEHLTTFVLDRKDGMITVDDGIRRLRLLDAKGKVWTQEMLLQVEERTVSLIDLETKNELENFPVGSIQHCQAVMSACSFDSILALVCKESGQSKPDLHLFQCDDIKANLIQADIESAMIDAKGGRGKKRPEALKMILKSDGVIPPPPSAPAPEAPPPSNLMDHRGRATAWSAWNPGLSEQQDYEKQRQLSQDGGPVGGPVDVVAARVDRDVQILNHILDDIEFFITKLQKAGEAFNELSKRKKVKKSKKKGPGEGVLTLRSKPPTEDEFIDCLQKFKHAFNQLGKLKDQIQNPSAVELVHFLFAPLRMVIQASGGADLARSVVVPLLTRDAIDFLHATGTAEERHLWVTLGDGWTKCRLEWPKDHYFPPCELRFRDGWEPPVLLDVTPGRELDLTQLAESFVGADIARQDDLRLRLAQEAAVQRFPPADGYAFSNSSKRLQMLDQDTAMAAFKHAVSRRVDRSFDADSRVQQKLFAKSGYDFVARNHSELSVLKDEVVEVVDDRKQWWKVRNGCGATGYVPSNILEITKAVDMNSRGEPIYSHTIQLMMPKKEFELFKKQTPKTDPLPAKPAASPVPLPPTPPLPAPARLPTPPLPPPIAEPAKPTAGRSSSISRQNSNASSDAGSVAARERSSQNPAAGGRRRSNMEDVQDELAHRLTLGRSTQKKFQIPSRSSSLPGVNITYDSSPDEVKAWLEAKGFSPVTISSLGVLTGAQLFSLNKEELRTVCPDDGARVFSQVSVQKAALEKSSGSELQEIMRRRQEKLAAGTCDSGVESFDEGSTH; this comes from the exons tgGCCACGACTCTCCGTCTCCCGAGCCTCCCAGAAACAAAGCCAAGTCCAGTGCCAAAGCTCTGTACG aacaaagaaaacatttcaccAAAACCAGCATCAACAGCCTGACGGACACCTCTCAGTACCATGTGGAG CACCTGACCACGTTCGTGTTGGACCGCAAAGACGGGATGATCACGGTGGACGACGGGATCAGACGTCTGCGCCTGCTGGACGCCAAAGGGAAGGTGTGGactcaggagatgctgctgcaggtggaggagAGGACGGTCAGCCTGATCGACCTCGAGACAAAG AACGAGCTGGAGAACTTCCCCGTCGGCTCCATCCAGCACTGCCAGGCGGTGATGAGCGCCTGCAGCTTCGACTCCATCCTGGCTCTGGTGTGCAAAGAGTCAGGTCAGAGCAAACCGGACCTGCACCTGTTCCAGTGTGACGACATCAAG GCGAATCTGATCCAGGCAGACATCGAGAGCGCCATGATCGATGCCAAAGGAGGGCGAGGGAAGAAGCGCCCGGAGGCTCTGAA GATGATCCTGAAGAGTGACGGCGTGATCCCGCCTCCACCCTCAGCGCCGGCCCCTGAAGCGCCGCCGCCGTCCAATCTGATGGACCACAGGGGTCGGGCGACCGCCTGGTCTGCCTGGAACCCTGGGCTCAGTGAGCAGCAAGACT ACGAGAAGCAGCGGCAGCTCTCGCAGGACGGCGGGCCGGTCGGCGGGCCGGTCGACGTGGTGGCGGCCCGAGTGGACCGAGACGTG CAAATCCTGAACCACATCCTGGACGACATCGAGTTCTTCATCACCAAACTTCAGAAGGCTGGCGAGGCATTTAACGAGCTGTCCAAGAGGAAGAAGGTCAAGAAAAGCAAGAAGAAAGGTCCTGGAG AGGGCGTCCTGACGCTGAGGTCCAAACCTCCCACCGAGGACGAGTTCATCGACTGTCTGCAGAAGTTCAAACACGCCTTCAACCAGCTG GGGAAACTGAAGGACCAAATCCAGAACCCGAGCGCCGTGGAActggttcacttcctgttcgcCCCACTCAGGATG GTGATCCAGGCGTCTGGTGGTGCGGACCTGGCTCGGAGCGTTGTGGTTCCACTGCTCACCAGAGACGCCATTGACTTCCTCCACGCCACGGGGACGGCGGAGGAGCGACACCTGTGGGTGACTCTCGGAGACGGATGGACCAAATGCAG GTTGGAGTGGCCGAAGGACCACTACTTTCCTCCCTGTGAGCTGCGGTTCCGTGACGGTTGGGAACCTCCCGTGTTGCTGGACGTGACTCCGGGTCGAGAGCTGGATCTGACGCAGCTCGCCGAAAGCTTCGTCGGCGCAGACATTGCGCGACAGGACGATCTGCGCCTGCGACTGGCTCAGGAG GCGGCGGTCCAAAGGTTCCCTCCAGCTGACGGGTACGCCTTCTCCAACTCCTCCAAACGCTTGCAGATGCTGGATCAGGACACGGCCatggctgcttttaaacacGCCGTCAGCCGCCGTGTGGACCG AAGTTTTGATGCAGACAGTCGAGTTCAGCAGAAACTTTTTGCCAAATCCGGATACGACTTTGTGGCCAGAAACCACTCGGAGCTGTCGGTCCTCAAAGACGAGGTGGTGGAG GTTGTGGATGACAGGAAGCAGTGGTGGAAGGTTCGTAACGGCTGTGGGGCGACTGGCTATGTGCCAAGCAACATCCTGGAGATCACCAAAGCGGTGGACATGAACAGCCGAGGAGAACCCATCTACAGCCACACCATACAG CTCATGATGCCAAAGAAGGAGTTTGAGCTGTTTAAG AAGCAGACCCCAAAGACGGACCCCCTCCCGGCTAAACCTGCAGCCTCTCCGGTGCCCCTTCCCCCCACACCACCGCTTCCGGCCCCCGCCAGACTCCCCACGCCACCACTGCCTCCTCCAATCGCAGAGCCCGCCAAGCCGACCGCCGGCAGAAGCAGTTCCATCAGCCGGCAGAACAGCAACGCGTCGAGTGACGCCGGCAGCGTCGCCGCGAGGGAGCGGAGCAGCCAGAATCCTGCAGCTGGAGGCC GCAGGAGGTCCAACATGGAGGACGTTCAGGACGAGCTGGCGCACAGACTGACTTTGGGTCGCAGCACTCAGAAGAAGTTTCAGATTCCGTCTCGCAGCAGCAGCCTGCCAGGCGTCAACATCACCTACGACTCGTCTCCAGATGAAGTCAAAGCCTGGTTGGAGGCCAAAGGCTTCAGCCCAGT CACCATCAGCAGCCTCGGCGTGCTGACCGGAGCTCAGCTGTTCTCCCTCAACAAGGAGGAGCTGAGGACGGTTTGTCCCGACGACGGAGCGCGAGTCTTCAGTCAGGTCAGCGTGCAGAAGGCGGCGCTGGAG AAGAGTTCAGGCTCTGAGCTCCAGGAGATCATGAGGAGGCGGCAGGAGAAACTGGCAGCCGGTACCTGTGATTCAGGGGTGGAGTCTTTTGATGAAGGCAGCACCCACTGA
- the eps8a gene encoding epidermal growth factor receptor kinase substrate 8a isoform X5: protein MNGYEPSALASGVFSSYSSHINGHDSPSPEPPRNKAKSSAKALYEQRKHFTKTSINSLTDTSQYHVEHLTTFVLDRKDGMITVDDGIRRLRLLDAKGKVWTQEMLLQVEERTVSLIDLETKNELENFPVGSIQHCQAVMSACSFDSILALVCKESGQSKPDLHLFQCDDIKANLIQADIESAMIDAKGGRGKKRPEALKMILKSDGVIPPPPSAPAPEAPPPSNLMDHRGRATAWSAWNPGLSEQQDYEKQRQLSQDGGPVGGPVDVVAARVDRDVQILNHILDDIEFFITKLQKAGEAFNELSKRKKVKKSKKKGPGEGVLTLRSKPPTEDEFIDCLQKFKHAFNQLGKLKDQIQNPSAVELVHFLFAPLRMVIQASGGADLARSVVVPLLTRDAIDFLHATGTAEERHLWVTLGDGWTKCRLEWPKDHYFPPCELRFRDGWEPPVLLDVTPGRELDLTQLAESFVGADIARQDDLRLRLAQEAAVQRFPPADGSFDADSRVQQKLFAKSGYDFVARNHSELSVLKDEVVEVVDDRKQWWKVRNGCGATGYVPSNILEITKAVDMNSRGEPIYSHTIQLMMPKKEFELFKKQTPKTDPLPAKPAASPVPLPPTPPLPAPARLPTPPLPPPIAEPAKPTAGRSSSISRQNSNASSDAGSVAARERSSQNPAAGGRRRSNMEDVQDELAHRLTLGRSTQKKFQIPSRSSSLPGVNITYDSSPDEVKAWLEAKGFSPVTISSLGVLTGAQLFSLNKEELRTVCPDDGARVFSQVSVQKAALEKSSGSELQEIMRRRQEKLAAGTCDSGVESFDEGSTH from the exons tgGCCACGACTCTCCGTCTCCCGAGCCTCCCAGAAACAAAGCCAAGTCCAGTGCCAAAGCTCTGTACG aacaaagaaaacatttcaccAAAACCAGCATCAACAGCCTGACGGACACCTCTCAGTACCATGTGGAG CACCTGACCACGTTCGTGTTGGACCGCAAAGACGGGATGATCACGGTGGACGACGGGATCAGACGTCTGCGCCTGCTGGACGCCAAAGGGAAGGTGTGGactcaggagatgctgctgcaggtggaggagAGGACGGTCAGCCTGATCGACCTCGAGACAAAG AACGAGCTGGAGAACTTCCCCGTCGGCTCCATCCAGCACTGCCAGGCGGTGATGAGCGCCTGCAGCTTCGACTCCATCCTGGCTCTGGTGTGCAAAGAGTCAGGTCAGAGCAAACCGGACCTGCACCTGTTCCAGTGTGACGACATCAAG GCGAATCTGATCCAGGCAGACATCGAGAGCGCCATGATCGATGCCAAAGGAGGGCGAGGGAAGAAGCGCCCGGAGGCTCTGAA GATGATCCTGAAGAGTGACGGCGTGATCCCGCCTCCACCCTCAGCGCCGGCCCCTGAAGCGCCGCCGCCGTCCAATCTGATGGACCACAGGGGTCGGGCGACCGCCTGGTCTGCCTGGAACCCTGGGCTCAGTGAGCAGCAAGACT ACGAGAAGCAGCGGCAGCTCTCGCAGGACGGCGGGCCGGTCGGCGGGCCGGTCGACGTGGTGGCGGCCCGAGTGGACCGAGACGTG CAAATCCTGAACCACATCCTGGACGACATCGAGTTCTTCATCACCAAACTTCAGAAGGCTGGCGAGGCATTTAACGAGCTGTCCAAGAGGAAGAAGGTCAAGAAAAGCAAGAAGAAAGGTCCTGGAG AGGGCGTCCTGACGCTGAGGTCCAAACCTCCCACCGAGGACGAGTTCATCGACTGTCTGCAGAAGTTCAAACACGCCTTCAACCAGCTG GGGAAACTGAAGGACCAAATCCAGAACCCGAGCGCCGTGGAActggttcacttcctgttcgcCCCACTCAGGATG GTGATCCAGGCGTCTGGTGGTGCGGACCTGGCTCGGAGCGTTGTGGTTCCACTGCTCACCAGAGACGCCATTGACTTCCTCCACGCCACGGGGACGGCGGAGGAGCGACACCTGTGGGTGACTCTCGGAGACGGATGGACCAAATGCAG GTTGGAGTGGCCGAAGGACCACTACTTTCCTCCCTGTGAGCTGCGGTTCCGTGACGGTTGGGAACCTCCCGTGTTGCTGGACGTGACTCCGGGTCGAGAGCTGGATCTGACGCAGCTCGCCGAAAGCTTCGTCGGCGCAGACATTGCGCGACAGGACGATCTGCGCCTGCGACTGGCTCAGGAG GCGGCGGTCCAAAGGTTCCCTCCAGCTGACGG AAGTTTTGATGCAGACAGTCGAGTTCAGCAGAAACTTTTTGCCAAATCCGGATACGACTTTGTGGCCAGAAACCACTCGGAGCTGTCGGTCCTCAAAGACGAGGTGGTGGAG GTTGTGGATGACAGGAAGCAGTGGTGGAAGGTTCGTAACGGCTGTGGGGCGACTGGCTATGTGCCAAGCAACATCCTGGAGATCACCAAAGCGGTGGACATGAACAGCCGAGGAGAACCCATCTACAGCCACACCATACAG CTCATGATGCCAAAGAAGGAGTTTGAGCTGTTTAAG AAGCAGACCCCAAAGACGGACCCCCTCCCGGCTAAACCTGCAGCCTCTCCGGTGCCCCTTCCCCCCACACCACCGCTTCCGGCCCCCGCCAGACTCCCCACGCCACCACTGCCTCCTCCAATCGCAGAGCCCGCCAAGCCGACCGCCGGCAGAAGCAGTTCCATCAGCCGGCAGAACAGCAACGCGTCGAGTGACGCCGGCAGCGTCGCCGCGAGGGAGCGGAGCAGCCAGAATCCTGCAGCTGGAGGCC GCAGGAGGTCCAACATGGAGGACGTTCAGGACGAGCTGGCGCACAGACTGACTTTGGGTCGCAGCACTCAGAAGAAGTTTCAGATTCCGTCTCGCAGCAGCAGCCTGCCAGGCGTCAACATCACCTACGACTCGTCTCCAGATGAAGTCAAAGCCTGGTTGGAGGCCAAAGGCTTCAGCCCAGT CACCATCAGCAGCCTCGGCGTGCTGACCGGAGCTCAGCTGTTCTCCCTCAACAAGGAGGAGCTGAGGACGGTTTGTCCCGACGACGGAGCGCGAGTCTTCAGTCAGGTCAGCGTGCAGAAGGCGGCGCTGGAG AAGAGTTCAGGCTCTGAGCTCCAGGAGATCATGAGGAGGCGGCAGGAGAAACTGGCAGCCGGTACCTGTGATTCAGGGGTGGAGTCTTTTGATGAAGGCAGCACCCACTGA